The Camelina sativa cultivar DH55 chromosome 16, Cs, whole genome shotgun sequence sequence NNNNNNNNNNNNNNNNNNNNNNNNNNNNNNNNNNNNNNNNNNNNNNNNNNNNNNNNNNNNNNNNNNNNNNNNNNNNNNNNNNNNNNNNNNNNNNNNNNNNNNNNNNNNNNNNNNNNNNNNNNNNNNNNNNNNNNNNNNNNNNNNNNNNNNNNNNNNNNNNNNNNNNNNNNNNNNNNNNNNNNNNNNNNNNNNNNNNNNNNNNNNNNNNNNNNNNNNNNNNNNNNNNNNNNNNNNNNNNNNNNNNNNNNNNNNNNNNNNNNNNNNNNNNNNNNNNNNNNNNNNNNNNNNNNNNNNNNNNNNNNNNNNNNNNNNNNNNNNNNNNNNNNNNNNNNNNNNNNNNNNNNNNNNNNNNNNNNNNNNNNNNNNNNNNNNNNNNNNNNNNNNNNNNNNNNNNNNNNNNNNNNNNNNNNNNNNNNNNNNNNNNNNNNNNNNNNNNNNNNNNNNNNNNNNNNNNNNNNNNNNNNNNNNNNNNNNNNNNNNNNNNNNNNNNNNNNNNNNNNNNAGAGCTTGAAAACAGATTTGCGGAGCCAGTGGAAGGTGTACTGAAAATGTTACTCTGTCCATTTGCAGGATTGGTATTCTGTCCATTCACAGAACTAGTCTGTTGAAATGTAGGAGTGGTATTCAGTCCAAACGCAGAACTAGTCTGTTGAAATGTAGGAGTAGTACTCTGTCCAAATAAAGGGTTTGAACCGAACAGCGGAGATGACTGACTGTTGTTATTATTTCCACCCATGCTAAATGCTGAATTTGACCCATGTGCAGGGGCTGAACCAAATGGCTGCTGTGTGCTTGTTGCAAAACTAGGGGATGATCCAAAAACGGATGTGGCATTTGATGCAGTTGACCCAAACATGGATGGGCTAGTGGGTTGACCAAAGGATGGGGTAGTGGGTTGACCAAAGGATGGGGTAGTGGGTTGACCAAAGGTGGGGGTAGTGGGTTGACCAAAGGGAGAGGGAAAATTTGGGGTAGTTGTTAAAGTCTTCTGTGCAAAAGGGTTTGTTGGATTTGTAGATGTCTGGCCAAACGTTGGTGAAGGAGAGAATACACTTGGCTGAGAAGTTGTTACACCGAATCCAGCACCTCCAGGAGATTGACCAGGAGGACGTTGTCCACctgaaaattaaacaagaagAGAATCAATATTTTGGTAAATAAAGCCCAAACATCTAACCTTAAGCCAACGCATAACATGGATTTGTCTGCCATATGACCTTTATCTCCTCGCTGGTAGTCCTCCCACCTAAGCTCCTcctggtttttttctttgtatacaGGCATGGCAGATATAGATTGTAGCCTCCCAGGGTTACTACCAGTGCCTGACTCTACCTCAGTTGTAGGTGCATAAGGCATGACCCTACTACCCCCTTGTTGACCCCCGCTAGTTGTTTGACCCCCAAATATTGGGGTCGAAGCCTGTgcacctgcaaaacaaaacatgtgaaCATAATTAGTTACCATTTAATGGGTGGGAACGTTCACTTCTAATCTGTAATTGAATAGGAATAGCTGGAGAACCTTGGGCTCCAAAGGGAGATTGTGTAGAGCTAAAGGCACTGCTACCAAATGCTGAGGTAGACTGTCCAAAGGATGGGGAAGAGCCAAAACTAAAAGATGGGGTACTTGATGCACCAAACGCAGGAGTGCTTGATGCACCAAAGGCAGGAGTGCTTGATGCGCCAAACCCAGGTGTGCCTGTGGCTCCAAACGCGGAAGTGTTTGAGGCGCCAAATGCGGAAGTGTTTGAGGCACCAAAGGCAGGCGTGCTAGAGGCACCAAAGGCAGGAGTGCTAGAGGCACCAAAGGCAGGCGTGCTAGAGGCACCAAAGGCAGGCGTGCTAGAGGCACCAAAAGGTGAAGATGAACCAAAAGAGCTGTTTCCAAAGGCAGGCTGTGATTGCTGTGGGGTGC is a genomic window containing:
- the LOC104750155 gene encoding nuclear pore complex protein NUP98B-like isoform X4, which encodes MFGSSNPFGQSSNNNPFGTQTQSLFGQTNNPSNNPFAVKPFGNSTPFGAQTGSSMFGGTSTGVFGAPQTSSSPFGASSQAFGSSTPAFGASSAPAFGSSTSPFGGTSTFGQKSFGLSTPQSSPFGSTPQQSQPAFGNSSFGSSSPFGASSTPAFGASSTPAFGASSTPAFGASSTPAFGASNTSAFGASNTSAFGATGTPGFGASSTPAFGASSTPAFGASSTPSFSFGSSPSFGQSTSAFGSSAFSSTQSPFGAQGAQASTPIFGGQTTSGGQQGGSRVMPYAPTTEVESGTGSNPGRLQSISAMPVYKEKNQEELRWEDYQRGDKGGQRPPGQSPGGAGFGVTTSQPSVFSPSPTFGQTSTNPTNPFAQKTLTTTPNFPSPFGQPTTPTFGQPTTPSFGQPTTPSFGQPTSPSMFGSTASNATSVFGSSPSFATSTQQPFGSAPAHGSNSAFSMGGNNNNSQSSPLFGSNPLFGQSTTPTFQQTSSAFGLNTTPTFQQTSSVNGQNTNPANGQSNIFSTPSTGSANLFSSSFTTSISPYGQTTPALSTPYQSVQPTQPSGAFSFNNFAQTQTAYTSGVTGGTGNLSQSNFKQVPAFGNSAIMQPTPVTNPFGTLPALPQVSIGHGRNSPSIQYGISSMPVVDKPAHVRVSPLLTSRHLLQRRVRLPTRKYRPGDDGPKVPFFSDEENSSTPKADALFIPRENPRALFIRPVERVKSEHRKDGPAPLQENVKWGY